A region from the Salidesulfovibrio onnuriiensis genome encodes:
- a CDS encoding HD-GYP domain-containing protein has product MTSLKKVIRPGLMRHFLNRAHRLVGEESAVAILVDGEVAVAVGTEDLSGFSPGSPGVFLMDLEVGEGPVGQLALRVADPETADPEQASRLLDFMAFTLQGFMDMETARRSIADEALAKYRELALLHRSVSQFNTSLRLRDVVRSLLNECKRSDFPGEMGAVFLNDPASGRFRLTDHYGFPDLHNLDQVRETPLFREIAAKCKGDIVNDLSQDPRWGASVAGLRSLLVAPIASPNRCEGILLLGSRKAGVYQSIHQKSLSTMASVAGISVSNAFNFEGARTLMDSILQALAEAIDSRDPFTAGHSRRVAQLAVAFALVMNGDNLAFPEVHFSESDIREIYYAGILHDVGKIGIREEVLTKDTRLPAKLIEVIKARLELFGHTTGFEWQETFDRLVEVNKAMTPSEEQLEFIRGIQEQACNINGTKIPLLHEDECDSLLLPYGNLTHEERLEIQRHPAESERILHHIPMRDGYRNMLTIIRQHHERLDGSGYPDGLKGPDILLQSRMMAIVDVYDAITQERHYKPAASREEALHILSMDSKAGKLDSTLVDFFTDNVQRIEQVADTISLHNQSSISQIEQLAMH; this is encoded by the coding sequence ATGACAAGCCTCAAGAAGGTGATCCGCCCGGGGCTGATGCGTCACTTCCTGAATCGGGCCCACAGGCTGGTGGGCGAGGAAAGCGCTGTGGCCATCCTTGTGGACGGCGAAGTGGCCGTTGCCGTGGGGACGGAGGACCTGAGCGGGTTTTCTCCGGGGAGCCCCGGCGTGTTCCTCATGGACCTGGAGGTCGGGGAAGGGCCGGTGGGCCAGCTGGCCCTGCGGGTTGCGGACCCGGAAACCGCCGATCCGGAACAGGCTTCCCGCCTTCTGGATTTCATGGCCTTTACCCTGCAGGGTTTCATGGACATGGAAACTGCCCGCCGCTCCATTGCCGACGAAGCCCTGGCCAAGTACCGGGAGCTTGCCCTGCTGCACCGCTCCGTTTCCCAGTTCAACACATCCCTGCGTCTGCGTGACGTGGTGCGCTCCCTGCTCAACGAGTGCAAGCGCAGCGATTTCCCCGGGGAAATGGGGGCCGTCTTCCTCAATGATCCCGCCTCGGGGCGGTTCCGGCTTACCGACCATTACGGCTTTCCGGACCTGCACAACCTGGATCAGGTCCGGGAGACCCCGCTGTTTCGCGAGATAGCCGCCAAGTGCAAGGGCGACATCGTCAACGATCTTTCCCAGGACCCGCGTTGGGGGGCTTCCGTAGCCGGGCTGCGCTCCCTGCTGGTTGCTCCGATCGCCTCGCCCAACCGCTGCGAGGGGATCCTGCTGCTGGGTTCCCGCAAGGCCGGCGTATACCAGTCCATCCACCAGAAGAGTCTTTCCACCATGGCTTCGGTTGCCGGGATTTCCGTGAGCAACGCCTTCAACTTCGAAGGGGCGCGGACGCTCATGGATTCCATCCTGCAGGCCCTGGCCGAGGCCATCGATTCCAGGGACCCCTTCACGGCCGGTCATTCCAGGCGGGTGGCCCAGCTCGCCGTGGCCTTTGCCCTGGTCATGAACGGCGACAACCTGGCCTTTCCCGAGGTACATTTCTCGGAAAGTGACATCCGCGAAATCTATTACGCGGGCATCCTGCACGATGTGGGCAAGATCGGCATCCGGGAAGAGGTGCTGACAAAGGACACGCGCCTTCCGGCAAAGCTTATCGAGGTCATCAAGGCCCGATTGGAACTGTTCGGGCACACGACGGGCTTTGAGTGGCAGGAGACCTTTGACCGGCTGGTGGAGGTCAACAAGGCCATGACCCCCAGCGAAGAGCAGCTTGAATTCATCCGCGGCATTCAGGAACAGGCCTGCAACATCAACGGGACCAAGATCCCTTTGCTGCATGAGGATGAATGCGACAGCCTGCTGCTTCCCTACGGCAACCTGACCCATGAGGAGCGCCTGGAGATCCAGCGGCATCCTGCCGAAAGCGAGCGCATCCTGCATCATATCCCCATGCGCGATGGGTACCGGAACATGCTGACCATCATTCGCCAGCACCATGAACGCCTTGACGGCTCCGGTTATCCGGACGGGCTCAAGGGGCCGGATATTTTGCTGCAGAGCCGGATGATGGCCATTGTGGACGTCTATGACGCCATTACCCAAGAGCGCCACTACAAGCCCGCAGCCTCCCGGGAGGAGGCGCTGCATATCCTGTCCATGGATTCAAAGGCAGGCAAGCTGGACTCCACGCTGGTGGACTTCTTCACCGACAACGTCCAACGCATTGAACAGGTGGCGGACACCATCAGCCTGCACAATCAATCGTCCATTTCCCAGATCGAGCAGCTGGCCATGCACTAG
- a CDS encoding response regulator transcription factor — MSKKILIVDDEVHIKMLLEQTLEELEDEFEVELFTASDGEEGLDFIRTEKPDLVFLDIMMPKMNGYEVCRTVMEDSELKHIKIILLTAKGQEVDRKQGLELGAKMYMTKPFDPDEILKVSKEMLDL, encoded by the coding sequence ATGTCCAAGAAGATACTCATCGTTGATGACGAAGTGCATATCAAGATGCTCCTGGAGCAGACTCTCGAGGAGCTGGAAGACGAGTTCGAGGTGGAATTGTTCACGGCGTCCGATGGCGAGGAAGGTCTGGATTTCATCCGCACGGAAAAACCGGACCTGGTGTTTTTGGACATCATGATGCCCAAGATGAACGGGTACGAGGTCTGTCGAACCGTCATGGAAGACAGCGAACTCAAGCACATCAAGATTATCCTGCTGACAGCCAAGGGGCAGGAAGTGGACCGCAAGCAAGGCCTGGAACTCGGGGCCAAGATGTACATGACCAAACCTTTCGACCCGGACGAGATCCTCAAGGTCTCCAAGGAAATGCTTGATCTGTAA
- a CDS encoding ATP-binding protein: MAAMSPMTGIFKRTFLLVFCVFGLIAAITSGMAAYFLYERMADEFQSKGLAIAESIAKGSQVVLLTEDASAIQSSIDHFLGIEGVKYIFVMDSRNDVIAHTFVPVMPDALRERSGLRRSAVREIDVQGYGPVMDINAPILEGVAGYVHVGMDMGLLETYFWKVFANMQLVLLGIFLACMVAVYYSVQRIARPLTELSRYAARLAKHDFSAEIDIVSEDEVGMLARTMQSMSQELSALFGEMNAKVEKATEEVRRNLSYRQAIINNLADGLLVTDRDAKITLVNPAMREYFDLRDLECEGELAERYFPEELVSLVVSVQSLKEGVVTAEVPLSGNRTGKALASRIWLDETQEKSLGGVILVRDITHEKALDRLKTEFISTVSHELRTPMTSVLGFTKIIRKKLERDVFPELDPDSEKAARAVEQVQDNIGIIVTEAERLTELINDVLDIAKMESGKAQWRDRLLSMGDVAAHSVRSVRGMCADKGVRVELEVEESLPMVFGDSSRLVQVMVNLLSNAIKFMDEGVITCRVRRQDSFVLVSVVDQGAGIGPDQLPFIFEKFKQVGDTLTEKPQGTGLGLPICRQIVTRHGGEIWAESVAGMGSTFYFTLPIAEDFSENVLVSDEKMNKIVCEEETDILMREGQAMMVETGEEACDMPPLILVVDDDPSLGKYLKQLFRDAGFRVLVAQNGRIALSLARQHLPSLITMDLMMPEMDGKAAIHCLRSNPFTRHIPILVVTALSEADSAGGDAAVLKPVDEEQLLETVNALLRDHDVSRSCIVLGDRASYAFDDDLTVICPNRITFCPPDEVWDHVREGFRGFVFVPSEMAGVFDLEALSRFSGVQVLILPGGEDYK; the protein is encoded by the coding sequence ATGGCTGCAATGAGCCCCATGACCGGAATATTCAAGAGGACGTTTCTGCTGGTCTTTTGCGTCTTCGGCCTGATCGCCGCCATCACCTCCGGCATGGCCGCCTATTTTCTGTATGAGCGCATGGCCGACGAATTCCAGAGCAAGGGGCTGGCCATTGCCGAAAGCATCGCCAAAGGCAGCCAGGTGGTGCTGCTCACCGAGGACGCCTCCGCCATCCAGTCCTCCATCGATCACTTCCTGGGGATCGAGGGGGTCAAATACATCTTTGTCATGGACTCCCGCAACGACGTCATCGCCCATACCTTTGTGCCGGTCATGCCCGATGCCCTGCGGGAGCGCAGCGGTCTCCGTAGGAGCGCGGTGCGCGAGATCGACGTGCAGGGATACGGCCCGGTCATGGACATCAACGCCCCCATTCTGGAGGGCGTGGCCGGCTACGTGCACGTGGGCATGGACATGGGGTTGCTGGAAACGTATTTCTGGAAGGTTTTTGCGAATATGCAGCTCGTGCTGCTGGGGATTTTCCTGGCCTGCATGGTGGCGGTCTATTATTCCGTGCAGCGCATTGCCCGCCCGCTGACGGAATTGTCCCGCTATGCGGCCCGGCTGGCCAAGCATGATTTCTCCGCGGAGATCGACATTGTTTCCGAGGACGAGGTGGGCATGCTGGCCAGGACCATGCAGTCCATGTCCCAGGAGCTTTCCGCGCTTTTCGGCGAGATGAACGCGAAAGTGGAAAAGGCCACGGAGGAGGTGCGCAGGAACCTGAGCTACCGGCAGGCAATCATCAACAACCTGGCCGACGGCCTGCTGGTGACGGACAGGGACGCCAAAATCACGCTGGTCAACCCGGCCATGCGCGAGTACTTCGACCTGCGCGACCTGGAGTGCGAGGGCGAGCTTGCCGAGCGGTATTTCCCGGAAGAGTTGGTCTCGCTTGTGGTTTCGGTCCAGTCGCTCAAGGAAGGCGTGGTCACGGCGGAGGTCCCCCTGAGCGGCAACCGCACCGGCAAGGCTCTGGCGTCGCGCATCTGGCTGGACGAAACCCAGGAAAAGAGCCTTGGGGGCGTCATCCTGGTGCGGGACATCACCCACGAAAAGGCCCTGGACCGGCTCAAGACGGAGTTCATTTCCACGGTTTCCCACGAATTGCGGACCCCCATGACCTCGGTGCTGGGCTTCACCAAGATCATCCGCAAGAAGCTGGAGCGGGACGTTTTTCCGGAGCTGGATCCCGATTCGGAAAAGGCGGCAAGGGCCGTGGAACAGGTCCAGGACAACATCGGCATCATCGTTACCGAGGCCGAGCGGCTGACCGAGCTGATCAACGACGTGCTGGACATCGCCAAGATGGAGTCGGGCAAGGCGCAGTGGCGCGACCGGCTGTTGTCCATGGGCGACGTGGCCGCGCACTCGGTCCGTTCCGTGCGCGGGATGTGCGCGGACAAGGGCGTCCGCGTGGAACTGGAGGTGGAGGAATCGCTGCCCATGGTCTTCGGGGACAGCAGCCGCCTGGTGCAGGTGATGGTCAATCTGCTGTCCAATGCCATCAAGTTCATGGACGAGGGCGTGATCACCTGCCGGGTGCGTAGGCAGGATTCCTTTGTGCTCGTCAGCGTGGTGGACCAGGGAGCAGGAATCGGTCCTGATCAATTGCCGTTCATTTTCGAAAAGTTCAAGCAGGTGGGGGACACCCTGACCGAAAAGCCGCAGGGCACCGGTCTGGGCCTGCCCATTTGCCGACAGATCGTCACCCGCCACGGCGGGGAGATCTGGGCCGAGAGCGTGGCCGGAATGGGTAGCACCTTTTACTTCACCCTGCCCATTGCCGAGGACTTTAGCGAAAATGTTCTGGTCTCCGACGAAAAGATGAACAAGATCGTGTGCGAGGAAGAGACCGACATCCTGATGCGCGAGGGCCAGGCCATGATGGTGGAGACCGGCGAGGAAGCCTGCGACATGCCGCCGCTCATCCTGGTGGTGGACGACGATCCCTCGCTGGGCAAATACCTGAAGCAGCTTTTCCGCGACGCGGGGTTCCGGGTCCTGGTGGCCCAGAACGGCAGGATTGCCTTGAGTCTGGCCCGGCAGCACCTTCCCAGCCTGATCACCATGGACCTGATGATGCCGGAAATGGACGGCAAGGCCGCCATCCACTGCCTGCGTTCCAACCCCTTTACACGGCACATTCCCATTCTCGTGGTCACCGCGCTTTCCGAGGCGGATTCCGCCGGAGGCGACGCGGCCGTGCTCAAGCCCGTGGACGAGGAGCAATTGCTTGAAACCGTCAATGCCCTTTTGCGCGACCATGACGTGAGCCGTTCCTGCATCGTGCTGGGCGACCGCGCCAGCTACGCCTTTGATGACGACCTCACAGTGATCTGCCCCAACAGGATCACCTTCTGCCCTCCGGACGAAGTCTGGGACCATGTGCGGGAAGGGTTCAGGGGATTCGTGTTCGTGCCTTCGGAAATGGCCGGTGTCTTCGACCTGGAGGCCCTGAGCCGTTTCAGCGGAGTGCAGGTTCTCATCCTCCCCGGGGGAGAGGATTATAAGTAG
- a CDS encoding ABC transporter substrate-binding protein: MRFTRFLLSCALVLCVLSLTSVAGFAKDIVLGMSAAFSGPSRSLGIELYRGSSAYFNYVNRSGGIQGHMVRILPLDDGYNPTPALENTIRLLKDRNVLCLYNYVGTPTVTRVLPLLNTGQARDKLMFFPFTGAQSQRDYPYVRRVFNLRASYRQEMQELVNRLSLVGRRRIAVLYQNDAYGRSGWDAVRRALRTHRLDIVGEATYRRGASFSDSMAEQVAIVTGRRPEAIVTVGSYEACAAFVRDARDAGVDVPIANLSFSCSESLLQLLLEAGQAKGRDYTANLINTQVVPDYRDRTLAAAQLYIQLMTESPPAVPEGLKGDYIPLEYSYAGFEGFLNAVVMTHILRLQYDRPGKPLEKIVEGIRDFDAGIDVTVTFGPDRHQGLNRVYFTTVKDGRFAPIDAEDWRQWLQ; the protein is encoded by the coding sequence ATGCGTTTTACCCGGTTTCTGCTTTCATGCGCCCTGGTTCTCTGTGTCCTTTCCCTGACATCCGTTGCAGGATTCGCCAAGGACATTGTCCTGGGCATGTCCGCCGCCTTTTCCGGCCCCAGCCGCAGCCTGGGCATCGAACTCTACCGGGGTTCCTCGGCCTATTTCAATTACGTCAACCGTTCCGGGGGAATCCAGGGCCACATGGTCCGCATCCTGCCCCTGGACGACGGGTACAATCCCACGCCCGCCCTGGAAAACACTATCCGCCTCCTGAAGGACAGGAATGTGCTCTGCCTGTACAACTATGTGGGCACGCCCACGGTGACGCGGGTGCTTCCCCTGCTCAACACAGGGCAGGCCCGGGACAAGCTGATGTTCTTCCCCTTTACCGGGGCCCAGTCCCAGCGCGACTATCCCTATGTCCGCAGGGTGTTCAACCTGCGGGCCTCCTACCGGCAGGAAATGCAGGAGCTGGTCAATAGGCTCAGTCTGGTGGGCCGGAGGCGGATTGCCGTGCTCTACCAGAACGACGCCTACGGCCGGAGCGGCTGGGATGCGGTGCGGCGGGCCTTGCGTACGCATCGTCTGGATATCGTGGGCGAGGCCACGTACCGCCGGGGAGCCTCCTTTTCCGATTCCATGGCCGAGCAGGTTGCCATTGTCACGGGCCGCCGTCCCGAGGCCATCGTGACCGTGGGGTCCTACGAGGCCTGCGCCGCCTTTGTCCGGGACGCGCGGGACGCGGGAGTGGACGTTCCCATCGCCAACCTGTCCTTTTCGTGTAGCGAGAGCCTGCTGCAACTTCTGCTCGAGGCCGGGCAGGCCAAGGGACGCGATTATACCGCGAATCTGATCAATACCCAGGTGGTGCCCGACTACAGGGACAGGACCCTGGCCGCGGCCCAGCTTTACATCCAGCTCATGACCGAGAGCCCTCCGGCCGTTCCCGAGGGCCTCAAGGGAGATTACATCCCGCTGGAATACAGCTATGCGGGGTTCGAGGGCTTCTTGAATGCGGTGGTCATGACCCACATTCTCCGGTTGCAGTATGACCGTCCGGGGAAGCCCTTGGAGAAGATCGTGGAGGGCATTCGGGATTTCGATGCCGGAATCGACGTCACCGTGACCTTTGGGCCCGATCGGCATCAGGGTCTCAACCGCGTGTATTTCACCACGGTGAAGGATGGAAGGTTCGCGCCCATTGACGCGGAGGATTGGAGGCAATGGCTGCAATGA
- a CDS encoding hybrid sensor histidine kinase/response regulator — MLGALQRRWKGLGVVGKLSITLGLMLTLVIFVGLVATVALENVRSRTDDVVGRSMHIQRLALELESGLQQAHQAEKSFYLKWPTMGFEKARDTYAMRCIALVENAALVNENLQLAIRDARSSGIDQGGLARDSEQLSRFTRSYAESFRETINIVGRLAALHADLLLSADAGERLLLESGRDDLLAGIRLARLHGARYFASRDRTHILKCLALMNDFETMAAKDILLVREAQERLLEHVAESRAIIGSILEADKLLAEKAQEFDLQLSQLDPVVNNLTASVTDDAQGIRSGIDEATNLAVASVSGALFVAIVLAVFIFRLLYDSVGRNVLMLSNTAKELSRGNLSVRVHIESDDEFGRLAVAFNSMAGRITKLVDRLEEQAAMASDRLVEAIESISDGFALYDCNDRLVLCNSKYREIDRQHAESFRPGMSFETIIRANAHAGVYREALGREEEWVFERLSMHRAPGGAFEQRLSDGRCLLVSEYKTAKGEIVSVISDITQRKEAEEELFTLNADLELAVRERTKVLVTKARELQQANQRLLELDEMKSSFLSTVSHELRTPLTSLLGFSKLINRDFSRVFLPQAADDKSRRIGERIQSNLEIINSEGMRLTRLINDVLDLSRIETGRVEWREETMDLARVVRNAVKSVSGEFSQKPEVSLEVGQVSTLPLIHADPDRVLQVFINLLNNAAKFTEKGTVTIEGEINCHGYAVVRVRDTGVGIPQDNIESVFDKFHQVNQGDTLKSAAGGSGLGLAICRHIVERYNGHIWAESEPGQGTVMTVAFPPDCIVTRRADHNPPTVLVVDDDPAMLDLLGAILVDAGYRTLFARNGEEALDKAREYRPDLISMDLFMPGMSGREAIDRLHGDRELDSIPVLIVSVDQRSDDAGGDAVLHKPVDAERYLEIVRSLLGERILERPVYALESAAKGCGLEAETVHYCDEEELLTMLDGEFRGAVVVPDAASGRVDIDRIGRSRTVQFLSVPGQGKRDSE; from the coding sequence ATGTTGGGAGCACTGCAGCGCCGTTGGAAAGGCCTGGGGGTGGTGGGCAAGCTGTCCATCACGCTGGGCCTTATGCTGACGCTGGTCATTTTCGTGGGCCTTGTCGCCACGGTTGCGCTGGAAAACGTGCGCAGCCGGACAGACGACGTGGTGGGCCGCAGCATGCACATCCAGCGCCTGGCCCTGGAGCTCGAGTCCGGGCTGCAGCAGGCGCACCAGGCGGAAAAGAGCTTTTACCTCAAATGGCCCACCATGGGTTTTGAAAAGGCCCGCGACACCTACGCCATGCGCTGCATCGCCCTGGTGGAGAACGCGGCCCTGGTCAATGAGAACCTGCAGCTCGCCATCCGGGACGCCCGTTCCTCGGGCATCGACCAGGGCGGGCTGGCCAGGGATTCCGAACAACTTTCCCGTTTTACCCGCAGCTACGCCGAATCGTTTCGGGAAACCATCAACATAGTGGGCCGGCTCGCGGCCCTGCACGCCGACCTGCTTCTTTCCGCAGACGCCGGGGAACGGCTGCTTCTGGAGTCCGGCCGCGACGACCTGCTGGCGGGCATCCGGCTGGCGCGGCTGCACGGGGCCCGTTACTTCGCCTCCCGCGACAGGACGCATATTCTCAAGTGCCTGGCGCTCATGAATGATTTCGAGACCATGGCGGCAAAAGACATTCTGCTCGTCAGGGAAGCGCAGGAACGCCTGCTGGAGCACGTCGCCGAGTCGCGCGCCATCATCGGCTCCATCCTCGAAGCGGACAAGCTGCTTGCCGAAAAGGCCCAGGAATTCGATCTGCAGCTTTCCCAGCTCGATCCCGTGGTCAACAACCTGACCGCCTCGGTGACGGACGACGCCCAGGGAATCCGTTCCGGCATCGACGAGGCCACCAACCTGGCCGTGGCCAGCGTGTCCGGGGCCCTGTTCGTGGCCATTGTCCTGGCGGTGTTCATCTTCCGTTTGCTGTATGATTCGGTGGGCCGGAACGTGCTCATGCTTTCCAACACCGCCAAGGAATTGAGCCGGGGCAATCTTTCCGTCCGCGTGCATATTGAGAGCGACGATGAATTCGGCAGGTTGGCCGTGGCCTTCAACAGCATGGCGGGCCGCATCACCAAGCTGGTGGACCGGCTGGAGGAACAGGCGGCCATGGCCAGCGACCGCCTGGTGGAGGCCATTGAAAGCATTTCCGACGGCTTTGCCCTGTATGACTGCAACGACCGCCTGGTGCTGTGCAACAGCAAGTACCGGGAGATCGACCGGCAGCATGCCGAAAGCTTCCGTCCGGGCATGAGCTTCGAGACCATCATCCGGGCCAACGCCCATGCCGGCGTTTACCGCGAAGCCCTGGGCCGCGAGGAGGAATGGGTCTTTGAGCGGCTGTCCATGCACCGCGCCCCGGGCGGGGCCTTTGAGCAGCGCCTTTCCGACGGCCGCTGCCTGCTGGTGAGCGAATACAAGACCGCCAAGGGCGAGATCGTCAGCGTCATATCCGACATCACCCAGCGCAAGGAGGCCGAGGAGGAACTGTTCACCCTCAACGCCGACCTGGAACTGGCGGTGCGCGAGCGGACCAAGGTGCTGGTGACCAAGGCGCGCGAACTGCAGCAGGCCAACCAGCGGCTTCTGGAGCTGGACGAGATGAAGTCCAGCTTCCTGTCCACGGTCTCCCACGAGCTGCGCACCCCGCTGACCTCCCTGCTCGGTTTTTCCAAACTCATCAACCGGGACTTTTCACGCGTGTTTCTGCCCCAGGCCGCGGACGACAAGTCCCGGCGCATCGGCGAGCGCATTCAGTCCAACCTGGAAATCATCAACAGCGAGGGCATGCGCCTGACCCGGCTCATCAACGACGTGCTCGACCTGAGCCGCATCGAGACCGGCCGCGTGGAGTGGCGCGAGGAAACCATGGACCTGGCCCGGGTGGTGCGCAACGCGGTCAAGTCCGTGAGCGGTGAATTCTCCCAGAAGCCGGAGGTCTCCCTCGAGGTCGGCCAGGTTTCCACCCTGCCGCTCATCCATGCGGACCCGGACCGCGTTCTCCAGGTGTTCATCAACCTGCTCAACAATGCGGCCAAGTTCACGGAAAAGGGAACGGTGACCATCGAGGGCGAGATCAACTGCCACGGGTATGCCGTGGTGCGGGTCCGGGACACGGGCGTGGGCATTCCCCAGGACAACATCGAAAGCGTCTTCGACAAGTTCCACCAGGTCAACCAGGGCGACACCCTCAAGTCCGCCGCAGGCGGCAGCGGGCTCGGCCTGGCCATCTGCAGGCATATCGTGGAGCGCTACAACGGCCATATCTGGGCCGAATCCGAGCCGGGGCAGGGGACGGTCATGACCGTGGCCTTTCCCCCGGACTGCATTGTGACCCGCAGGGCCGACCACAATCCTCCCACCGTCCTGGTGGTGGACGACGACCCGGCCATGCTCGACCTGCTGGGGGCCATTCTTGTTGACGCGGGGTATCGCACCCTGTTTGCCCGCAACGGGGAGGAGGCCCTGGACAAGGCCCGTGAATACAGGCCGGACCTTATTTCCATGGACCTGTTCATGCCCGGCATGAGCGGCCGGGAGGCCATTGACCGCCTGCACGGGGACAGGGAACTGGATTCCATCCCCGTTCTCATCGTTTCCGTGGACCAGCGGAGCGATGACGCCGGGGGAGACGCCGTGCTGCACAAGCCCGTGGATGCGGAACGCTATCTGGAAATAGTGCGCTCCCTGCTGGGCGAACGAATCCTGGAGCGGCCCGTGTATGCGCTGGAATCGGCGGCCAAGGGCTGCGGCCTGGAAGCCGAAACCGTCCATTACTGCGATGAAGAGGAATTGCTGACCATGCTGGACGGGGAATTCCGCGGTGCCGTTGTGGTGCCGGACGCCGCCTCGGGCAGGGTTGATATCGACCGTATCGGCAGGTCCCGGACGGTCCAGTTCCTTTCGGTTCCCGGCCAGGGGAAGCGCGATTCCGAATAG